A part of Rattus norvegicus strain BN/NHsdMcwi chromosome 4, GRCr8, whole genome shotgun sequence genomic DNA contains:
- the Or2f2 gene encoding olfactory receptor Olr808: MEQDNQTWVHEFILLGLSSDWNTQVSLFILFLLMYLLTVLGNFLIILLIRLDSRLHTPMYFFLNNLSLVDVSYATSIVPQLLAHFLATRKAIPFLSCAAQLFFSLGLGGIEFLLLAVMAYDRYVAVCDPLRYSVIMHTGLCTRLVITSWVSGSLNSLVHTAITFQLPMCTNKYIDHISCEILAVVRLACVDTSSNEIVIMVSSIVLLMTPFFLVLLSYIQIISTILKIQSTEGRRKAFHTCASHLTVVTLCYGTTIFTYIQPHSSPSVLQEKLISLFYAILMPMLNPMIYSLRNKEVKGAWQKLLGNLSGFTSKLTSG, encoded by the coding sequence ATGGAACAGGACAACCAGACATGGGTGCATGAATTCATCCTCCTTGGCCTGTCCAGTGACTGGAACACTCAAGTCTCCCTCTTCATCCTGTTCCTGCTGATGTACCTGCTGACAGTATTGGGGAACTTCCTCATCATTCTTCTGATCAGACTGGACAGCAGACTCCACActcccatgtatttctttctcaaCAATCTGTCCCTGGTAGATGTGTCTTATGCCACAAGCATAGTCCCCCAGTTGCTGGCTCATTTCCTTGCTACACGCAAAGCAATTCCATTTCTAAGTTGTGCAGCccagttatttttttccttgggCTTGGGTGGGATTGAGTTCCTTCTCCTGGCAGTGATGGcatatgaccgctatgtggcagTGTGTGATCCTCTAAGGTATTCAGTCATCATGCATACAGGGCTATGCACAAGGCTAGTCATCACATCTTGGGTCAGTGGTTCCCTCAACTCTCTTGTGCACACTGCTATCACCTTCCAGCTGCCCATGTGCACAAATAAGTATATTGATCACATTTCCTGTGAAATTCTAGCTGTggtcagattggcctgtgtggACACTTCATCCAATGAAATTGTGATCATGGTTTCTAGCATTGTCTTGCTTATGACCCCTTTTTTCCTAGTTCTCTTGTCTTACATCCAGATCATCTCCACCATTCTGAAAATCCAGTccacagagggaaggagaaaggcctTCCACACGTGTGCCTCCCACCTCACTGTGGTAACACTATGCTATGGTACCACCATTTTTACCTACATCCAGCCCCACTCCAGCCCCTCGGTCCTTCAGGAGAAGTTGATTTCCCTTTTTTATGCCATATTGATGCCCATGCTGAACCCTATGATTTATAGTCTAAGGAATAAGGAGGTAAAAGGAGCCTGGCAGAAACTATTAGGGAATTTATCTGGGTTCACATCAAAACTGACAAGTGGATGA